One window of the Candidatus Methanomethylicota archaeon genome contains the following:
- a CDS encoding ABC transporter ATP-binding protein/permease encodes MGFGGPHGMWRYGDEKAETPASILLRKLLKHMLPYKFAMFVIVVCVIASSITNLFSPYLLGLAIDNYIMVGDMNGLLRISMLYLLVMVGNWVAMAVQGYAISWVGQRLIYDLRNKLMEKIMFQSFKYHDYKRAGDLISIVINDTSILRDSFISGIFNIISDIFSLIGVIIAMYLLNVPLTLVTLLTLPVMLLIAYVFSRRFRKAYRRTREKIAEVTVRVQESVSGIRVIQAFGREEDSQARFQMSATEHFEAQLQAGRLMAIFWPTINFIGNIGTIVVLLYGGFLSAQGRLEVGILVAFLAYVTRFMNPIMQLTNFYDMLQAALAASDRIFNVLESEVDVKDAPDAIELPRVKGEIKYENVWFEYVKGIPVLKNINLHIKPGEKIAIVGPTGSGKTTLVYLLARFYDVTSGSISIDGIDIRRVKQESLRRQIAFVPQDTFLFRGTIMDNIRIGKPDATDDEVIDVCKRLGIHEFIMRLPKGYYTDAGEAGRKLSTGERQLISFARAMLKDPPILVLDEALSAVDPKTEYMIKYAIRKLLENRTAIIIAHRLTLARDWDRIIVLHNGVIEEEGTHEELMHKQGFYYKLYT; translated from the coding sequence ATGGGGTTCGGCGGGCCTCATGGTATGTGGAGGTATGGTGATGAGAAGGCTGAAACTCCTGCCAGCATACTTTTGAGGAAGCTGCTTAAACATATGCTTCCATATAAGTTTGCAATGTTCGTGATAGTTGTATGTGTGATAGCATCTTCCATTACAAATTTATTCTCCCCATACCTCTTGGGTTTAGCTATTGACAATTACATAATGGTTGGAGATATGAATGGTTTATTGCGGATATCAATGTTATATCTTTTGGTTATGGTTGGTAATTGGGTTGCGATGGCAGTTCAAGGGTATGCGATATCATGGGTTGGTCAGAGGTTAATTTATGATTTGAGGAATAAGTTGATGGAGAAGATAATGTTTCAATCCTTCAAATATCATGATTATAAGAGGGCTGGAGACTTAATATCCATTGTCATAAATGATACTTCAATATTGAGGGATTCATTTATTTCAGGGATATTTAACATAATCAGTGATATATTCTCGTTGATTGGCGTAATCATTGCCATGTACCTATTGAATGTTCCATTAACCTTGGTTACGCTATTAACGTTACCTGTAATGCTATTGATAGCATACGTCTTTAGTCGTAGGTTTAGGAAGGCTTATCGTAGAACTAGGGAGAAGATAGCTGAGGTGACTGTTAGGGTTCAGGAGAGTGTTTCAGGCATTAGGGTTATTCAAGCCTTTGGTAGGGAGGAGGATTCTCAAGCTAGATTTCAAATGAGTGCTACTGAGCATTTTGAAGCTCAACTTCAAGCTGGAAGGTTGATGGCTATATTCTGGCCTACAATAAACTTTATTGGTAATATTGGCACGATCGTAGTATTATTGTATGGTGGTTTTCTAAGTGCTCAGGGTAGGCTTGAGGTTGGTATTCTTGTAGCATTCTTAGCTTATGTAACTAGATTCATGAATCCAATAATGCAGTTAACCAACTTCTACGATATGCTACAAGCTGCATTGGCTGCTTCAGACAGGATATTCAATGTTTTGGAGAGTGAAGTGGATGTTAAGGATGCCCCTGACGCCATTGAACTTCCAAGGGTTAAGGGGGAAATTAAGTATGAGAATGTATGGTTTGAATATGTTAAGGGGATTCCTGTACTCAAGAATATTAACCTCCATATTAAGCCCGGTGAGAAAATTGCTATAGTTGGTCCAACGGGTTCTGGGAAGACTACGCTAGTATACTTGCTTGCCAGATTTTATGATGTTACAAGTGGCTCGATAAGTATTGATGGTATTGATATTAGGAGGGTTAAACAGGAGTCTCTTAGGAGGCAGATAGCCTTCGTTCCACAGGATACATTCCTATTTAGGGGAACTATAATGGATAATATTAGGATTGGTAAGCCCGATGCCACTGATGATGAAGTTATTGATGTTTGCAAGAGGCTTGGAATTCATGAATTTATTATGAGGCTTCCAAAGGGGTATTATACCGATGCTGGTGAGGCTGGTAGGAAGCTGTCCACTGGGGAGAGGCAATTGATATCCTTTGCTAGGGCTATGCTTAAAGATCCACCAATACTAGTCTTAGATGAAGCTTTAAGTGCCGTTGACCCGAAAACTGAGTACATGATTAAGTATGCCATAAGGAAGCTCCTTGAAAATAGGACTGCAATAATAATTGCCCATAGATTGACGTTGGCTAGGGATTGGGATAGGATAATAGTGTTACATAATGGTGTAATTGAAGAGGAGGGTACACATGAAGAGCTCATGCATAAACAGGGATTCTACTACAAACTTTACAC